A stretch of Endozoicomonas sp. SCSIO W0465 DNA encodes these proteins:
- the phaR gene encoding polyhydroxyalkanoate synthesis repressor PhaR → MITIKKYPNRRLYDTSQSQYVNLDYVKLLTLEHIDFAVVDSKTGDDITKSILLQIISEQESSNEQSLLTDTLLKQLIRFYGDDMQVFLRQYLEQSLNHFLKQQDTMQGLLKNMIDAGPIGMISKIMEQNLDTWQKFTHQDSDNEEK, encoded by the coding sequence TTGATCACAATCAAAAAGTATCCCAACCGACGATTGTACGACACATCTCAGAGTCAGTACGTTAATCTTGACTATGTAAAATTATTAACTCTGGAGCATATTGACTTTGCAGTAGTTGATTCTAAAACTGGCGATGACATCACCAAGAGCATTCTCCTGCAGATCATCAGTGAACAGGAGAGTAGTAACGAGCAATCATTGCTTACAGATACGTTGCTGAAACAACTGATTCGTTTTTACGGCGATGATATGCAAGTTTTTTTACGTCAATACCTGGAGCAGAGTCTGAACCACTTCCTCAAGCAACAGGATACGATGCAAGGCTTGCTTAAAAATATGATTGATGCTGGTCCTATCGGCATGATCAGTAAAATCATGGAACAAAACCTCGACACTTGGCAAAAATTCACCCACCAAGACTCAGATAATGAGGAAAAATAA
- a CDS encoding IS3 family transposase (programmed frameshift) has translation MTRQRRSYTAEFKLEAARLVLDQGYSVPEAGKSIGVTENVLRRWVKQLEKERGGDTPNNPALTPEQWKIQELEARVNRLEREKAIFKKGYGSLDVRRIRTYALIDQLRECEAVSMVCSVFDVPASCFYEYLKSKKRINSERLKLRSEVNHLFNQSRTSAGSRTLLGMMRDRGYTIGRYKVRQLMKEAGLTCKQPGSHSYKVATIERPDIPNILNRQFDRATPNEAWCGDITYIWAGGRWRYLAVVIDLYARRVIGWSLSDNPDADLVVKALDMAYQLRGKPCKVLFHSDQGSQYTSRKFRQRLWRYRMTQSMSRRGNCWDNSPMERLFRILKTEWVPSTGYMSLAEARKDIGHYLMEYYNYQRPHQYNDGVPPALAEEQTKLLSGIG, from the exons ATGACAAGACAGCGTCGTTCATATACAGCAGAATTTAAGCTGGAAGCTGCCCGCCTGGTTCTTGATCAGGGCTACTCAGTCCCTGAAGCTGGCAAGTCTATCGGTGTTACTGAAAACGTCCTGCGCCGCTGGGTAAAACAGTTGGAAAAGGAGCGAGGGGGTGATACTCCTAACAACCCGGCATTGACACCTGAGCAGTGGAAAATTCAGGAACTTGAAGCTCGGGTTAATCGCCTGGAAAGAGAAAAGGCGATAT TTAAAAAAGGCTACGGCTCTCTTGATGTCAGACGAATTCGAACGTATGCACTGATAGACCAGTTAAGGGAGTGCGAAGCTGTTTCCATGGTCTGTTCAGTATTTGATGTACCAGCCTCTTGTTTTTACGAGTATCTGAAAAGCAAAAAACGAATCAACTCTGAGCGTTTGAAACTGCGCAGTGAAGTTAATCATTTGTTCAATCAAAGTCGGACATCAGCAGGCAGTAGAACACTGCTCGGCATGATGCGGGATCGAGGTTATACGATTGGTCGGTACAAAGTTCGCCAGCTGATGAAAGAAGCCGGGTTGACCTGTAAACAGCCAGGCTCTCACTCATATAAGGTGGCAACGATTGAAAGACCAGATATTCCCAATATTCTGAACAGGCAGTTCGACAGAGCGACTCCAAATGAAGCCTGGTGCGGAGATATCACTTATATCTGGGCTGGGGGGCGCTGGCGTTATCTTGCTGTAGTGATTGACCTTTATGCTCGCCGGGTCATCGGTTGGAGCTTGTCAGACAACCCTGATGCAGATTTGGTGGTCAAGGCTTTGGATATGGCTTACCAGCTAAGGGGAAAGCCTTGCAAAGTGCTGTTCCACTCGGATCAAGGGAGTCAGTATACAAGTCGTAAGTTCAGACAGCGTCTGTGGCGCTATCGTATGACTCAAAGCATGAGTCGACGAGGGAATTGCTGGGACAATTCCCCAATGGAACGTTTGTTTAGAATCTTGAAAACTGAATGGGTACCGTCGACTGGCTACATGTCGCTGGCTGAGGCCAGAAAAGATATTGGTCATTACCTGATGGAATACTACAACTATCAACGGCCACATCAATATAACGATGGTGTTCCTCCAGCCTTGGCAGAGGAACAAACTAAGTTACTGTCCGGAATTGGTTGA
- a CDS encoding SDR family oxidoreductase, which translates to MSVQELPEYAKSAYIAAKHGLLGFSKTIALEVAEYDITINTICPAYVKTPLVEKQIADQAKYYGISEDEVISKIMLAPMPKQSFISLEEVTGSVLFLLNPVSRNMTGQTIVLDGAWTAR; encoded by the coding sequence ATGAGTGTTCAAGAGTTACCAGAATATGCAAAGAGCGCCTATATCGCAGCGAAGCACGGTCTGCTCGGTTTTAGTAAAACCATTGCGTTAGAAGTGGCCGAGTACGACATCACCATTAACACTATTTGTCCAGCCTATGTAAAAACGCCGCTAGTGGAAAAGCAGATTGCTGACCAGGCTAAGTACTACGGTATCAGCGAAGATGAAGTGATCAGTAAGATTATGCTGGCCCCGATGCCGAAGCAAAGTTTTATTTCGTTGGAAGAGGTTACTGGTAGCGTTTTGTTTTTGTTGAACCCAGTGAGCCGAAATATGACGGGGCAGACAATAGTGTTGGATGGAGCCTGGACCGCCCGCTAA